Proteins from a single region of Nitrospirota bacterium:
- the glpD gene encoding glycerol-3-phosphate dehydrogenase: MNDPSTKETYDLAVVGGGIMGAWVAYDAAQRGLRAALFEQGDLGSGTSSRTSKLIHGGLRYLEQFAFRLVAEGARERAVWLRIAPHLVRPLPFLFPIYRAAGRPPWLVRVGMVLYDVAALYRNVEPHRMLSAAETKRLEPALQHADLAGAARFFDAQMDDARTCLEVALSAAAAGARIDTYARVDGLIVANGRVDGVRVGQREIFARVIVNAAGPWLDRVSAMANGPARRIRMTRGAHLVLPPLLREHALVLSAGRDGRVFFAIPWQGHTLVGTTDLDYAGDPAEVTCTDDERRYLLDEIQKALPGVAIRETDVVAVFAGVRPLAYEEGESASAISREDLIAEDPNGVIAIAGGKFTTARAVAERVVNRIVERVGRPGLSPCRTSDTPLVGGRAILDAERHAWRQRSRSAGLDDAQFEALVGMYGSRTDALLDLITQRGAGRRLHPDLPWVEAQVDFAVEHELARTVEDVLRRRLPIALGPHRHDVAITRTVAERMAALLGWDADAREESVSRYLAA, encoded by the coding sequence GTGAACGACCCGTCGACGAAAGAAACGTATGATCTGGCCGTGGTCGGCGGCGGCATCATGGGTGCGTGGGTGGCGTACGACGCGGCCCAGCGCGGTCTGCGCGCGGCCCTGTTCGAGCAGGGTGATCTTGGCAGCGGCACCAGCAGCCGCACCTCCAAACTGATCCACGGCGGGCTGCGTTACCTCGAACAGTTCGCGTTTCGCTTAGTCGCCGAGGGCGCGCGCGAGCGCGCCGTCTGGCTGCGCATCGCCCCGCATCTGGTCCGGCCGTTGCCGTTTCTGTTTCCCATCTATCGCGCCGCGGGGCGTCCGCCGTGGCTCGTCCGGGTGGGGATGGTGCTCTACGACGTGGCCGCCCTGTACCGCAACGTGGAGCCGCATCGCATGCTCTCGGCGGCCGAAACCAAGCGGCTGGAGCCCGCGCTGCAGCACGCGGATCTCGCGGGCGCGGCGCGGTTCTTCGACGCGCAGATGGACGACGCGCGAACGTGCCTGGAAGTGGCGCTGTCGGCCGCCGCGGCCGGGGCGCGGATCGACACGTACGCGCGGGTGGATGGTCTGATCGTCGCGAACGGGCGCGTTGACGGCGTGCGCGTGGGCCAACGCGAGATCTTCGCACGCGTGATCGTCAACGCGGCTGGACCGTGGCTGGACCGCGTGAGCGCGATGGCGAACGGCCCCGCTCGTCGAATTCGCATGACGCGCGGCGCGCACCTCGTGTTGCCGCCGCTGCTGCGCGAGCACGCCCTGGTCCTTTCCGCAGGCAGGGACGGCCGGGTCTTCTTCGCGATCCCGTGGCAGGGCCACACCCTGGTCGGCACGACCGATCTCGACTACGCGGGGGACCCGGCTGAGGTGACCTGTACCGACGACGAACGACGCTACCTGCTGGACGAGATTCAGAAGGCGCTGCCGGGCGTGGCGATTCGCGAGACCGACGTGGTAGCGGTGTTTGCGGGCGTGCGGCCGCTCGCGTACGAGGAAGGGGAGTCCGCGTCGGCCATCAGCCGCGAAGACCTCATCGCCGAAGACCCCAACGGCGTGATTGCGATCGCGGGCGGCAAATTCACCACCGCGCGCGCCGTGGCCGAGCGCGTGGTCAATCGCATCGTCGAACGCGTGGGACGACCAGGACTCTCCCCGTGCCGGACGTCCGACACGCCATTGGTCGGTGGCCGAGCCATCCTGGACGCCGAGCGTCACGCGTGGCGCCAACGCAGCCGGAGCGCGGGATTGGACGACGCGCAGTTCGAGGCGCTGGTCGGCATGTACGGCTCGCGCACCGACGCGCTGTTGGATCTGATCACCCAGCGCGGCGCCGGCCGGAGGTTGCATCCGGACCTGCCGTGGGTCGAGGCCCAGGTGGACTTCGCTGTGGAGCACGAACTGGCGCGCACGGTCGAAGACGTGCTTCGCCGGCGCCTGCCCATTGCCCTGGGGCCGCACCGGCACGACGTGGCGATCACGCGCACAGTGGCTGAACGCATGGCTGCCCTGTTGGGCTGGGACGCGGATGCGCGTGAAGAGTCGGTCAGCCGATATTTGGCAGCCTAA
- a CDS encoding MogA/MoaB family molybdenum cofactor biosynthesis protein yields MAHSEHRAQAPREVACYVVTCSDTRTPADDRSGDAIRELLKAHDHRVTGSIVVKDDPDAIVEVLARIARDAGTQVVILTGGTGLSSRDSTFEAVDRLLEKRIDGFGELFRWLSFQEIGPAAMLSRATAGLYRGKVVFSLPGSEGAVRLALHKLILPELGHVVWLARR; encoded by the coding sequence ATGGCACACTCGGAACACCGGGCGCAGGCTCCGCGCGAAGTCGCCTGTTACGTCGTGACGTGCAGCGACACGCGAACCCCGGCCGACGACCGATCGGGCGACGCGATTCGCGAGCTGCTCAAGGCGCACGATCATCGGGTCACGGGGTCGATCGTGGTCAAAGACGACCCGGACGCCATCGTCGAGGTGTTGGCGCGTATTGCGAGGGATGCGGGCACGCAGGTGGTGATCCTGACCGGCGGCACGGGGCTGTCGAGTCGAGACTCGACGTTCGAAGCCGTGGATCGGCTGCTCGAGAAACGGATCGACGGGTTCGGGGAATTGTTCCGATGGCTGTCGTTTCAAGAAATCGGACCCGCAGCCATGCTCAGCCGGGCCACCGCCGGATTGTACCGCGGCAAAGTCGTCTTCTCGCTCCCCGGGTCCGAAGGCGCGGTCCGCCTGGCCCTGCACAAGCTCATTCTGCCCGAACTGGGGCACGTGGTGTGGCTGGCGCGACGGTGA
- a CDS encoding MTH1187 family thiamine-binding protein codes for MVLLEFSMSPMDKGESVGRYVARSLDIIDKSGVPYRLNPMGTVLEGEWDEVFGVVKKCYERMRKDCRRITIGIRVDYRKGPRGRLESKIASVERRLKRKVRT; via the coding sequence ATGGTGTTGCTCGAATTCAGCATGTCCCCCATGGACAAGGGCGAAAGCGTGGGCAGATACGTCGCGCGTTCGCTGGACATCATCGACAAGAGCGGCGTGCCGTACCGCTTGAACCCGATGGGCACTGTGCTCGAAGGCGAGTGGGACGAGGTTTTCGGCGTGGTGAAGAAATGTTACGAGCGCATGCGCAAAGACTGCCGCCGCATCACCATCGGCATCCGCGTCGACTACCGCAAAGGTCCCCGCGGCCGGCTGGAGTCAAAGATCGCCAGCGTGGAGCGACGGCTGAAACGAAAGGTGCGAACCTGA